ttaggtGTCAAAATACTGTAAACACAAAGAAACCTTTTGGAGTTTCATGATTTTGGAGATGTTCTTCCTGTCATTAATTTTCAAGAATTTTATGTAGCAGAATGTAAAAATTTATCATATCAGGTAGATGTAATTTTTCTACCTGAACAGAATCCCAGGCAATGAAAACCTGGTTCAGAAGAGTGGACCCTGCTTCCCCCAAGTTCCAGAAAAGTACCCTCAGAGGATGGGAGTAAAATGAAGTTGTGGCTACCCTTTGCTTCAGACAGGGATGGGAGGGGTGAGAAAGGAGGGTGCTTTTAGTGACCTCAGGGGGTTTGTGAGGCAGGCACCAGAGAGTCAACAATAATAATGCTTCATATAAATGACTGGTCTTTAGTGACATGGGGGGCTGCCCTCTGGGTGTAGCAAGAGGGGCAGTGTTGGGTGGGTAAGTCCACAAAACAATGGTAGGCTCTTACTCTAATCTGTATTTAAGACAAATCTATTCTACTTTCCTGGGGATTCTGCTTTGTAagaatgaattaatatatgtttTAGAAAGCTTTGTATTCTACAGCATATATATTTGGTAACTATAGGAATAAAAAGCATAAGGCTCTTGGTGATAAACTCCCTTGGTAACTCATTGTTCTATGGGAATTATAGCAATCTCCAGGACTTTCCCCAACATTTCAAACTCTATTAAGACTGGTTGACTACAGCACTGTCACCAATGTTAACAGAACCAAGACACTAAGCCAAGAATTTTGTAACAGATGGTTGTCATCTGCAAAAGAACAACATCAAGGACTAGAGTCCTTGGTCTGGGATGTTCCTCACCTGGAACTTTTCAAGCTCGCTGGTAACCAGGGTCTGTGCTTGAGCCAGAGGCGCGTGGCAGCGTTCAATACACTGGTGCACCTGCTGCATGGATGCCTGGCTGTCTTCACAACAGTCAGCACTGCACCGGAACATGAGGCCCTGAGAACGGAGGGCGGAGAGGGTCAGGTAAGAAAACCCCAGGGACAGAGATGACCAGAGAGTGCAACAGAGGTTAGGAGGAgcatctataatatatatttgtaccTCTCCTTAGACCTTAAGACCACTACTGGGAAgattatcctcagtgccttgcaGAGTGTTTCAAAGTCTTATTGCTTCTAGCTCAGTTGCAACTCTTGCCTCCAGGGCTGGGTAGACCGAGAAGGTGGCGGTGGGTTAGATGAAGCGAAATTCTGAAAACCAGGTGCCTATACCACAGGGTTCAGGGGTCAGCACCTGGTAATCTGTATTCTACCACGGGGCAACCCATCCCTTAATCAATGACTCGAAGGGCGGTACAAAGGAAACTCACAATTCCTTTAGGGAGGCATTACCAACAGTCATAAAACATTTAGGGGATCAAAACAGAACAGCATATGAACCAATGCTCTGTGGAGCTAAGGACGGGACATGGCCCGGCCACTGAGGAGGCAGAGCACTTTCACCTTTCCGGTGTTTCACCTTGGCCGTGCTCTTTCCGCCTCGGGCTGCTCCCCTGCAGGGGCCAGCAAGAAGGAAAGGTGGGGCAGACCAACGCCGTATATCAGGGTCTTTCTAACCCTGGTCCGGGGACCCCCTCCCCTGACCCCCGTGCTAGTCCGGTGGTGAACGGCCTTGAGCATAGCCAGGACGCACAGATTTCACCCGCTTAGCCGAAGTTCTAGAGTTTCTGTTTGAGGGCAAGGCCTGCTTCCAAGGGCGCCGCAGCGACGCCAGGGACGCCGGCCCGTGTTCTGCGGAGAGGAAGGCGGAGGCGCATGACATCGCGCAGCAGCTGCGGGAAGGGGTCGGGAATCCCGGGAAGGGCCAGGAATGCTTGATCGCACGGTTCCCCCCGACTCGGACCCCACCCCTCTACCTGCATCTTCCGGATATTCTCTCTCTCCAGGCTCTTCACCATAGAGTCCACCGCCTCCTGCACCCGAAGCTGCCGCGGGTCCGCCATGGCAACCCCGTGCTGCACGGCGCCGCGACGGCGTCCACATGGATTCCGCACTCGGACCCGCCCCTCGCTGCCGCTTCCCAGGTCACCGCGGCGGGTCCTTCCCCTGCCCACGCTGCCGCCTGGCGTCTGAGAGGTGCAACTGCACGCCAGGCGGCTGCGCTCCCGCCGCGAGCTCGCTCTTCACTCCCATCCGAATCCCGCTCCCCGCACTCTGGTCTTCTCGCTCTTCCTTCAAACTTTTAACACATATTTAATACGTAGAATTAAGGTACAGAAAAATGCTCAGATCTTAGGTGTACAACTTGAGATGAATTTTAACAAACCTACTCTTTCCGAGTCTCTGCCCTTGATCCCCCTGCTACTCCACCCCTTACCTTAggaaaccactgatctgctttctgtcattaCAGGTTACAATTTCCctttctagaattttatgtaTAGGGgtaaacaaaagtaggtttacagttgttcatatggaaaataatacaaaaattaataagtaatgtGAGAATAAACTTagatactcacaactgtaaacttgtTTTTGCCCATCCCATATCTGTAATTcagtatgtactcttttttttgtctgatttcaCCTAACGTAAGCTTTTGAGAGCCTGCCCTGTTGTTGAATCCTGTTAGTTGCCAAATAGTAGTCCATTAAACGGACATAACACAAGTTGTTTTTTCATTCCTCCGTTGACATTTGGGTCTTTTCCAGTTatcagctattataaataaacatgACTATGAATAAATATTCTTGAAGAAGTCTTTTGTAGACATAGGTTTCCATTACTGTTGGGTAAATGTTTCAATGTGGAATTGTTAGATTGTTGGTACATAGAtatatgtttatgcatttatttctaataaaatattagtaGCCTCAAAGGCAATGCAGAGGCTACAGATATTCGACTGATGATGGAGCATTTACATGCCAGCGATAGCGAGCTTTTTCTGAGCTCCTGGAACAGTTCTATCTAGAATACACCACCTTCTACACCCAACTTTACTATCCAATGCATTCACTTATTAAACACATATATTAGATCCTTGCTAGACATGAAGTACTGTGCTAGGTAGGGGTAAGGGTGCACAGAGGAGCATCAGTGAAGGTGAAGGGAGCAGGCACAGGCAATGTTGGAAGAGATGTGCTATAGGGGGCAGTCCAGGCTTGCAAGACGGAGGCAAGCTGTTCAGGTGCCTCAGGAAAGCTTTCTTAGAGGACTTGAGTAGGTGTTTGCCTGGCACACAAGAGGTGAAAATAATGCCATGCCAGGCACAGGGAACTGCTGTGAACAAAACAGAGTGTGAAGTAGCTTGAAGCTTTGGGGAAGCCAGGTGATTCTGCTGACTTGGATCTTGTCCCAGAGTAGGAAAGAAGACTGGTGAGTGGGGACACACAAGGAAAGGGGCTCTGACAttggaatatttcttcttttccaagtgagagatagagacaaatttccgcatgcaccctgaccaagatctacccagcaaccccatctggggctgatgctctggccatctggacccatgcttgcaactgagctgtttttagcgcctgaggtggaggctccatggagccatcctcacctcTGGGGACCAaagcacttgaaccaattgagccctggttgtgggaggggaagaaaaagagagacagagaaggggaaggggaaggtgtggagaagcagatgattgcttctcctatgttccctgaccagaaattgaacctgggacatccatacaacaggccaatgctctaccactgagtcagtgGGCAAGGGCCTGACATTAGGATTTAGGCAATTTCTGTGATTGGGAACTAGATGGCAGGAGAACTCAGGTTTGAGGGCAGGGGTAGGCTTAACCTATAGCCCTTTCAAGAAAGCTGCCTTCTGGGTGGACCTGGAGGGTATGAGGGTAttatgtaagtgaaataagtcagtcaaagaaagacaaagaatcatatgatttcacttatatgtggaatttaacaatataaatgaacaaacaaatcagaaacagactcatagatatagagaacagactgatgattgtcagaggggcaggggttggggggctgggtgaaaaaggtgaagggattgagaagtacagattggtagttacaaaaagTCATGGGAATGTGAAGAACAGCATAGGAAATtttgtcagtaatattgtaataactatgtgtggtgccaggttaCTGGAAATACCAGGGGgatactttataaagtatatgatagtCCAactactgtgctgtacacctaaaactaatacaaaataatattgaatgtaatctttaatttaaaataaaactgctttctTCAAACACCAGGCTCTCTCTAGCGCAAGTGCTGATAAAACGCCCTGGACACTGCTGTTTAGGGTTTGAGACATCCTTTCCATTTCAAGCCAGACCAGAGGTAGCTCCAGCAGCCACTGGAATCGGGGATGCCAGCTTTGTTGCAATTTGCCAGGCACCgttttaagtgctttacatggactatctcatttaattctcacagcagtCCTAAGAGGTGAGTACTTTGATATCCACTTTTCTCCCACTcagaaagaaaactgaggcctaggAAGGCGAAACCACCTGCCAAAGGTTGTACATTTAGAAACATGAATTGGTGGAGCTAGGCTTCCACCCTGAATAAGCTGACTCCAGACTTTAGAAGTAGAAACTTCTGTCATGACAGACTTAACGTATGTACTTATGTCTCCATATTCCATtgagagttcttttttctttatcaaaactCCTCACTTCCCTCCTTTATTCCTATCATCAGACTGAATCTCTCCAGCAAGTCCTACTTGTAGGAGCTCAGTTAACCACActaaaatgaagttaaaattcCTTGAGTAATGTAGCCTTGCTAGTTGGTGTATATGAAATAAATGATTCTTTAGTATTAATGAAAAGTGATTCCAACTAGAGTTGGATTTGGGAACCAAATGGGAATTATGGTGGAATCAGAGTTTAATATCATTTTAGGGAGCTCAGATACCTATTTGCGTACTTGTATCCTGGTGCGAGGTTTCAGTGTCCGAGATATTGTTTGGCTCAAGCCGTGGCTGACTCACTGGAAACAGGATCCTGGGTGGTCTGTTTTTTAGTCTGGATTCCTTCCTCACTTCCCCTGCATGCCATGCTGTGCACTTAGACCCTGGTGGTGGCCCAGAGGTAGATGGGAATATTTCCAGTGACTCTGTCAGAAACAAACAATGGCACTAGAGAGACCAGGTCTCTTTCCTATTTACTTATATTCAGATATGATGTTATAAATGGGGCCTGGAGGCTTGGGATGATAGAAGAAAGAGAAGTTTACTCATTGCTACCACCTTGTCTAAACTTCAGgttagcgcctgacctgtggtggcacagagaatagagcaacaacctggaatgctgaggtcgccggttggaaaccctgggcttgcctggtcaaggcacatacgacaagcaaccaatgaacaactaaagtgaaacaactatgagttgatacttcttttttttttttaataactttatttttttaatggggcgacatcaataaatcaggatacatatattcaaagataacatgtccaggttatcttgtcattcaattatgttgcatacccatcacccaaagtcagattgtcctctgtcaccttctatctagctttctttgtgcccctcccccttcccctttccctctctcctcccccccccctaaccaccacacttattaatgtctcttagtctcacttttatgtcccacctacgtatggaataatgcagttcctgtttttttctgatttacttatttcacttcgtataatgttagagttgatacttcttgatcCTTACctgcctcctttctctgtaaaatcaacaaataaaaccttaaaaaaaccaaaaacaaaccaaaaatactTAAGGTTAGCTATGGGTGACAGCTAGAATGCAGCTAAGCCAACCTTGGTTGAAGAGCTCCAGATGAAACTCTATGGATCAAGGTCACCATTTGAAATTCAGTTcttatgttaattctttctagttATGATATTCTTTGGTATATTAGAAAGGTTTGCTGAGGAAAACTCCCAAGCAAAGAATACCATCTTCTACAGAATgaagatttcaatttttttaaatgtttattttattgattgtagagagcaaggaagggagagaaagagagacaggaacatcaaccagttcctgtatgtgctctgaccagggattgaatcagcagcctctgtgttttgggacaatgatctaaccaattgtgctatctggccagggcagggcatAATTTTTTGGAAGTcacaacaatttatttatttaaaaacttttttttttttttttttgcgcctgaccaggcggtggcgcagtggatagagcgtcggactgggatgcagaggacccaggttcgagagcccgaggtcgccagcttgagcgcgggctcatctggtttgagcaaaagaaaagcccaccagcttaaacctaaggtcgctggctccagcaaggggttactcggtctgcaaataatgatagttttacttcttcttttccaatttggatgccttttatttctttttcttgtctgattgctgtggctaggacttccagaactatgttgaataagagtggtaaaaggggtcacccctgccttgttcctgatcttaaggggattgcttttaatttttacccattgagtatgatgttggctgtgggtttgtcatagatggcctttatcatgttgaggtatgttccctgtttgatcatgaatgggtgctggactttatcaaatgctttttctgcatctattgaaattatcatgtggtttttctcctttcttttgtttatgtgatgaatcacattgattgatttgcgaatattgtaccaggccatcaggcccaggacttttctttttggggagttttttgatagctgtttcaatctcatttgttgtaattggtctgtttaggttttctgattcttccagattgatttttggaatattatatgattcaaggaatttgtccatttcatctaggttgtctagttttttggcgtatagttcttcatagtattttcttacaatattttgtatttctgttgtgtcagttgttatttctccctctcgtttctaattttatttatttgagtcctctctctttttttcttggtaagtcttgttaaaggttcatcaatcttgtttaccttttcaaagaaccatctcctggtttcattgatcctctgtattgtttctttagcttctatgtcatttatttctgctctgatgtttattatttccttccttctactagctctgggctttacttgctgttctttttctagttcttttagatgcagggttaagttgtttatttgagctttttctagcttcttgaggtatgcctgtaatgctataaacttccctctcaggactgcttttgctgtgtcccataaattttgagttgatgtatgctcattatcgtttgtttctaggaattttttaatttcttctttgatctcaatgttaacccattcattatttaataacgtgctatttagtttccaagtgtttgaatgtttttcaatttttctattgtggttgatttctagtttaatgccattgtgatcagagaaagtgcttgatatgatttcaatcttcttaaatttgttgagaccacttttgtgccctaacatgtggtctattctagagaatgtaccatgagcgcttgaaaagaatgtatattctactgttttagggtgaaaggttcggaagatatctattaaattgagttgatctaatatgtcctttaagtctgctgtttctttgttaattttctttcttgaggatctatctaatgatgttaatggggtattgaaatcccctactattatagtattgctgttgatctcaccctttaagtccatcaaagtctgctttatatattgaggtgctcctatattaggtgcgtagatatttataatggttatatcttccttttggattgctccctttatcattatgtagtgaccttctttatctctaactatggtctttgttttaaagtccattttgtctgatataagtattgctaccccagctttttttttcatttccatttgcatgaaatatttttttccatccttttatcttcagtctgtgtgcatcttttgatttaaggtgtgtctcttgtagacagcatatgtatgggtcctgttttcttatccatgcagctaccctatgtctcttgatcggatcatttaatccattaacatttaaggttattactgatatgtaattgtttgttgtcattttttttctttgaaactgtattccttttttcctatattcttttttccctttgatctgtttacaacaggtttcttagcatttcttgcagtcttggtttggttgcagtgaattccttgagtttttttttttttgtctgtaaagctttttatttctccttccattttaaatgatagccttgctggataaagtagtcttggttgtaggttcttgttctgcattactttgaatatttcttgccattcccttctggcctcaagtgtttctgttgagaagtcagaagtcatccttatgggggctcctttgtaggtgatagtctttttttctctagcagcttttaatattttctctttatcatttagctttggtattttaattatgatgtgtcttggtgttggtttctttgggtttctccttaatggagttctctgtgcttcctgaacatgtgtaaagttttcctgccttaattgggggaagttttccgctataatatgtttgaacaaagtctctatcccttgttctttctcttcttcttcaggaacccctatgatgcggatgttatttctcttcatgttgtcacagagctctcttagagtttcctcaggctttttgagtctcttttcttttttctgctctgcttccgtgcctttatttatcatgtcctctaattcactgattcgattctctgcttcatccatcctgcttttaattccttccattgtattttttatttcagatattgtatttgtcatttctgactgattcctttttattatttcaatgtccttttttatatttgttatttctttatttaggtttttgtaatggccatctatggttgttctgatatctttgagcatcctaacaatcgttattttaaactctgcatctggtaatttggttatatctgattcacttaggtccttttctggggatttctcttggtttatttgtgttgtatttctctgccttcgcattttctcttcacaggagtggctgtgatcccgtactcgggtgcacaagcgttggtagccttggcctttgccccgcccccgtgtgtgacgttatgctcggtcctgagggcactggcgagcacctttgctcagctgcgggtctccgcctgtttccgggcttttgccctgcctttgcaagaggagcccactcgaggaacggctgctagccttggctctaccaccgggcaggacagcgttcccaagctcagctcagtagcggaactctgcctctactgggcttttggctccacccctgtgggaggagccggctaccaagtcagaccacaagcctgggttgcacgggtggggcaaggctgtgctcctctgcccttgctcaggggctggtctccaccctttcggggtcccccccccccgcaggctggattacaggctgctggcagctgagcttgaccgcttttgcacgcccccttctccccagcggggcaagattgagctcacacctgagcccagtggtggccagctggcttccgcccctgccagcagaaccacgcttttgtctcctgctgccgtcCGCCCTCCGgggcgccctcagccgcgtgggtgggggcgttccagcttggaccctaaaac
The Saccopteryx bilineata isolate mSacBil1 chromosome 3, mSacBil1_pri_phased_curated, whole genome shotgun sequence DNA segment above includes these coding regions:
- the FAM136A gene encoding protein FAM136A yields the protein MADPRQLRVQEAVDSMVKSLERENIRKMQGLMFRCSADCCEDSQASMQQVHQCIERCHAPLAQAQTLVTSELEKFQDRLARCTMHCNDKAKDSIDAGIKELQVKRQLESCVTKCVDEHMNLIPSMTKKMKEALSSIQK